A window of Kineococcus sp. NBC_00420 genomic DNA:
ATGCTCGTGCTCGGGTACTCGGGTACGGAGATCGCCAGCCGGCTGCGCTGCGACCTCGACGAGGTGGTCGCGGTGGCGCGGTCGCTGCGGGCCCGCTACGACGTCGCCAGCACGGCGGAGGCGGTGCGGCGGGCGGTGGTCGGCCAGGACCTCTTCCGGCCCTGACCGCTCCGGGTCCGGCTAGTGCCCGGGACGCCCGGCGGCGTTCTCGACGACCTCCGTCGCGATGTCGCGCAGCTTGCGGTTCCGGTGCTGGGACTGGGTCGCCAGGTGGGTGAAGGCCTCCTCGGGCGTGCAGCCCAGACGGCCGACGAGCACCCCCTTCGCCTGCTCGATGACCGCGCGGCTGTTCATGGCGGTCTGCAGGTTGACCGCCAGGTCGGCCGTCGAGGCGTAGAGCGCCGCGTTGGCCAGCGCGACGGCCGCGTAGCCGGCGAAGGCCGTCGCCAACTGCTCCGCCTCGGCGTCGAGGGGTGCAGCGCCGAAGCGGTAGACGTTGATGGCGCCCAGCACCCGCTGCGGCATGGGGAGGCCGATGCTGAGGGTGCTGCGGACCCCCTGCCGCGCGGCGGCCGCCGCGAAGCCGGCGTAGAGCTCCTCGTGGGCGGTGTCGTCGATGCGCAGGTGCTGGCCGCTCTGCGCGGCGTCCAGGCACGGCCCGAACCCGTCGTCGTACTGCCGTTCGTCCAGCGAGGCCGCCAGCGACCCCGTGAAGGCCGCCGAGGCGGTCTTGTCCCCGTCCACCAGCGTCACCGAGACCTCGTCGGCTCCGGGGATGCACGCGACCACGAGGTCGGCGATCCGCCGCAGGACCACGCCCAGCGGTTGGCCCAGCACGATGGCGCCGAGCTCGGCGAGGACCTCCTGCGG
This region includes:
- a CDS encoding GAF and ANTAR domain-containing protein, producing the protein MTTDDQGEDVTSDTRPRREPQEVLAELGAIVLGQPLGVVLRRIADLVVACIPGADEVSVTLVDGDKTASAAFTGSLAASLDERQYDDGFGPCLDAAQSGQHLRIDDTAHEELYAGFAAAAARQGVRSTLSIGLPMPQRVLGAINVYRFGAAPLDAEAEQLATAFAGYAAVALANAALYASTADLAVNLQTAMNSRAVIEQAKGVLVGRLGCTPEEAFTHLATQSQHRNRKLRDIATEVVENAAGRPGH